A portion of the Stella humosa genome contains these proteins:
- a CDS encoding D-2-hydroxyacid dehydrogenase family protein, with amino-acid sequence MTLRIAVLDDYQRVALQFADWSQAGADAEIVAFDDNLADEGAVAARLADFDVVCIMRERTPFRRALVERLPRLKLLVTTGMRNAAVDLAALAERGVTVCGTGAPGGPTAELTWGLILALMRQIPREDRAMRAGRWQETIGQETAGRTLGVLGLGRLGAKVAKIGQAFDMNVIAWSPNLTAERAAEAGVRLVSKEALFAEADVVTIHVVLSPRSRGLVGADDLARMKPTAYLVNTARGPIVDEAALIDALRQGRIAGAGIDVYGVEPIPADHPLLALDNTVLTPHLGYVTEGTYGQVYPETVEAIAAWRAGKPIRVLTA; translated from the coding sequence ATGACCCTCCGCATCGCCGTGCTCGACGACTATCAGCGTGTCGCCCTCCAGTTCGCCGACTGGTCCCAGGCCGGCGCCGATGCCGAAATCGTCGCCTTTGACGACAACCTGGCCGACGAGGGGGCAGTGGCCGCCCGCCTGGCCGATTTCGACGTCGTCTGCATCATGCGCGAGCGGACACCCTTCCGCCGCGCGCTGGTCGAGCGGCTGCCGCGCCTGAAGCTGCTGGTGACGACCGGCATGCGCAACGCGGCCGTGGACTTGGCGGCACTCGCCGAGCGTGGCGTGACGGTGTGCGGCACGGGCGCGCCCGGCGGTCCCACCGCGGAGCTGACCTGGGGGCTGATCCTGGCCCTCATGCGCCAGATCCCGCGCGAGGACCGGGCGATGCGGGCCGGCCGCTGGCAGGAGACGATCGGCCAGGAGACGGCGGGCCGCACGCTGGGCGTGCTGGGGCTGGGCCGGCTCGGCGCCAAGGTGGCGAAGATCGGCCAGGCCTTCGACATGAACGTCATCGCCTGGAGCCCCAACCTGACGGCAGAGCGCGCCGCCGAGGCCGGCGTGCGCCTGGTATCGAAGGAAGCCCTCTTCGCCGAGGCGGACGTGGTGACGATCCATGTCGTGCTGTCGCCGCGCTCGCGCGGTCTGGTCGGCGCCGACGACCTGGCGCGGATGAAGCCCACCGCCTATCTGGTCAACACCGCGCGCGGCCCGATCGTCGACGAGGCGGCCCTGATCGACGCGCTGCGGCAGGGCCGCATCGCCGGCGCCGGCATCGACGTCTATGGGGTGGAGCCGATCCCGGCCGACCATCCGCTGCTGGCGCTGGACAACACGGTGCTGACGCCGCACCTCGGCTACGTCACCGAGGGCACCTACGGCCAAGTCTATCCCGAGACGGTGGAGGCGATCGCGGCCTGGCGCGCCGGCAAGCCGATCCGGGTCCTCACCGCCTGA
- a CDS encoding methyltransferase domain-containing protein, with the protein MEILHAPAEIAAALDRSPFVPFRHAGICPVCSHRVVFAVKDAWLRESYACERCASIPRERALAVVFRELVDPAAELVIHESSPSHRGFSRWLRWRYPGMIRSHFWPAQPPGATVRGFRNEDLAALTFADASIDVHVTQDVLEHVFDLEQVCREIHRTLKPGGMHLFTTPLVNRDQPTVRRAMMEGGVVRHLVEPPAFHGNPISRDGSLVTYDFGFDIVERIAAAAPLRSRIWTFDDPAHGLRAEYIEVVSSIRVA; encoded by the coding sequence GTGGAAATCCTGCACGCGCCGGCAGAGATCGCGGCCGCCCTCGACCGCAGCCCCTTCGTGCCCTTCCGGCACGCGGGCATCTGCCCGGTATGCAGCCACCGCGTCGTGTTCGCCGTGAAGGACGCGTGGCTGCGCGAGTCCTACGCCTGCGAGCGCTGTGCCTCGATCCCGCGCGAGCGCGCGCTGGCGGTCGTCTTCCGCGAGTTGGTGGACCCGGCGGCCGAACTCGTCATCCATGAGAGTTCCCCCAGCCATCGCGGCTTCAGCCGCTGGCTGCGGTGGCGCTACCCGGGCATGATCCGCTCGCATTTCTGGCCCGCGCAGCCGCCGGGCGCCACGGTCCGGGGCTTCCGCAACGAGGACCTGGCGGCACTGACCTTCGCGGACGCCTCGATCGACGTGCACGTGACCCAGGACGTGCTGGAGCACGTCTTCGACCTGGAGCAGGTCTGCCGCGAGATCCATCGCACGCTGAAGCCGGGCGGCATGCACCTCTTCACCACGCCGCTGGTAAACCGCGACCAGCCGACCGTGCGCCGCGCGATGATGGAGGGCGGGGTGGTGCGCCATCTGGTCGAGCCGCCGGCTTTCCACGGCAACCCGATCAGCCGGGACGGCAGCCTGGTGACCTATGATTTCGGCTTCGACATCGTCGAGCGGATCGCCGCGGCCGCACCTTTGCGCTCGCGCATCTGGACCTTCGACGATCCCGCCCACGGCCTGCGCGCCGAGTATATCGAGGTCGTCTCCTCGATCAGGGTGGCCTGA
- a CDS encoding class I SAM-dependent methyltransferase — MHFLLDEYFQPALRRIDRRLPETAAADRPALFAPLPLSIWGVLSLDVPAEFPNLAAFLPRMPPDALQAAWVGASGARLLQQSLGFVEAMMRAYRRHGRGRFADARILDFGCGWGRHLRLLSRFVPVTALHGVDISPEILALARDLGVKGHLAQIPERADRLPFAGPYDLIYAFSVLTHLSEAAHRHTLDLWARHLAPGGIVAVTVRPRAYWTIDPGRPNRAALLDAHDRHGFAFVPHGPETADYGDTSISPAYIQRHWPGWQVLAVDVALNDPYQTILVLRRA, encoded by the coding sequence ATGCACTTCCTGCTCGACGAGTATTTCCAGCCGGCTCTTCGCCGGATCGACCGGCGGCTGCCGGAGACGGCGGCCGCCGACCGGCCCGCCCTCTTCGCGCCATTGCCCCTGTCGATCTGGGGCGTGCTGTCGCTCGACGTGCCGGCGGAATTCCCCAACCTTGCCGCCTTCCTGCCGCGGATGCCGCCCGACGCGTTGCAGGCCGCCTGGGTCGGCGCCTCCGGCGCGCGCCTGTTGCAGCAGAGCCTCGGCTTCGTCGAGGCGATGATGCGGGCCTACCGGCGGCATGGCCGGGGGCGCTTCGCCGACGCCCGCATTCTCGATTTCGGCTGCGGCTGGGGCCGGCACCTCCGCCTGCTGAGCCGCTTCGTGCCGGTGACGGCGCTGCACGGCGTCGACATCTCGCCCGAGATCCTGGCGCTGGCCCGCGACCTTGGGGTGAAGGGCCATCTCGCGCAGATCCCCGAGCGGGCGGACCGCCTGCCGTTCGCCGGCCCGTACGACCTGATCTACGCCTTCTCGGTGCTGACCCACCTCTCGGAGGCGGCCCACCGGCACACGCTCGACCTCTGGGCGCGCCACCTGGCGCCGGGCGGGATCGTCGCCGTCACCGTCCGCCCGCGCGCCTATTGGACGATCGATCCGGGCCGGCCCAACCGGGCGGCACTGCTCGACGCCCATGACCGCCACGGCTTCGCCTTTGTGCCCCACGGGCCCGAGACGGCCGACTATGGTGACACCTCCATCTCGCCCGCCTACATCCAGCGCCACTGGCCTGGCTGGCAGGTGCTGGCCGTCGACGTCGCGCTGAACGACCCCTACCAGACGATCCTGGTCCTGCGCCGCGCCTGA
- a CDS encoding nitroreductase: MPDSAAPPPVSRQEILDHHARGNPVLDAIAGRTSVRAFLPTPVDRETIERILAVASRAASGSNTQPWKVYVVTGAARDRLTADVLHAHNHEEADHVREYEYYMVNWRDPYLARRRKVGWGLYGILGIGRADKAEMHAQRGRNYLFFDAPVGIILTIERDLEQGSWVDLGIFLSNLMTAARGLGLETCAQAAFANFHKVLRRHLPIPDQEMVVCGIALGHADPDAIVNRLETEREPVSAFARFVE, encoded by the coding sequence ATGCCCGATTCCGCCGCCCCGCCTCCCGTCTCGCGACAGGAGATCCTGGATCATCACGCCCGCGGCAACCCCGTGCTGGACGCCATCGCCGGGCGCACGTCGGTGCGCGCGTTCCTGCCGACGCCGGTCGACCGCGAGACGATCGAGCGCATCCTGGCGGTCGCCAGCCGGGCGGCCAGCGGCTCCAACACCCAGCCCTGGAAGGTCTATGTCGTGACCGGGGCGGCGCGCGACCGGCTGACCGCCGACGTGCTGCACGCCCACAACCACGAGGAGGCCGACCATGTCCGCGAGTACGAATATTACATGGTGAACTGGCGCGACCCCTACCTGGCGCGGCGGCGCAAGGTCGGCTGGGGCCTTTACGGCATCCTCGGCATCGGCCGCGCCGACAAGGCGGAGATGCATGCCCAGCGCGGCCGCAACTACCTCTTCTTCGACGCGCCCGTCGGCATCATCCTGACCATCGAGCGCGACCTGGAGCAGGGCTCCTGGGTCGACCTCGGCATCTTCCTTTCCAACCTGATGACGGCCGCCCGCGGCCTCGGGCTGGAGACCTGCGCCCAGGCGGCCTTCGCCAACTTCCACAAGGTGCTGCGGCGTCACCTGCCGATCCCGGACCAGGAAATGGTGGTCTGCGGCATCGCGCTCGGCCATGCCGACCCCGACGCCATCGTCAACCGGCTGGAGACCGAGCGCGAGCCGGTGTCGGCCTTCGCCCGCTTCGTCGAGTAG
- a CDS encoding enoyl-CoA hydratase-related protein, with product MTIRIENLAAGGGVVARVTIDRPRRANALDSATLEALAAGFERLAADPALRVAVLMSAGNGAFSGGADVGEMAGLDADRAGPFIGRIHRVCQAIARLPVPVVARIQGACLGGAMEIAAACDLRVASTDARFAMPEVLIGIPSVVEAALLPRLVGWGAAADLVLTGAAIDGAEAHRLGFIQRLAPPDGLDDALARVVDAIAGAGPAAIRQQKRLMRAWQELPLAAAIDAGAAMFVESWQGDEPRRMMAAALKPRGAG from the coding sequence ATGACGATTCGGATCGAGAATCTGGCCGCCGGCGGCGGCGTGGTGGCCCGCGTGACGATCGACCGGCCGCGCCGCGCCAACGCGCTGGATTCGGCGACGCTGGAGGCGCTGGCCGCGGGATTCGAGCGGCTGGCGGCCGATCCGGCCTTGCGCGTGGCCGTGCTGATGTCGGCCGGCAACGGTGCCTTCTCCGGCGGGGCCGACGTGGGCGAGATGGCGGGCCTGGATGCCGACCGCGCCGGGCCCTTCATCGGCCGCATCCACCGCGTCTGTCAGGCGATCGCCCGGTTGCCGGTGCCGGTCGTGGCGCGCATCCAGGGGGCGTGCCTGGGCGGCGCCATGGAGATCGCGGCCGCCTGCGACCTGCGCGTGGCCTCGACGGATGCCCGCTTCGCCATGCCGGAGGTGCTGATCGGCATCCCGTCGGTGGTGGAGGCGGCGCTGCTGCCACGCCTCGTCGGCTGGGGGGCGGCGGCCGACCTGGTCCTGACCGGTGCTGCGATCGACGGCGCTGAGGCCCACCGGCTGGGCTTCATCCAGCGGCTGGCCCCGCCGGACGGGCTCGATGACGCGCTGGCCCGGGTGGTCGATGCCATCGCCGGCGCCGGCCCGGCCGCCATCCGCCAGCAGAAGCGGCTGATGCGGGCCTGGCAGGAACTGCCGCTGGCGGCTGCCATCGACGCCGGTGCGGCTATGTTCGTCGAGAGCTGGCAGGGCGACGAGCCGCGCCGGATGATGGCGGCCGCGCTGAAGCCGCGTGGCGCCGGCTGA
- a CDS encoding tetratricopeptide repeat protein yields the protein MIQKDVRGLAMSGADAGAADAYATAQHQFSCYIGDPVGTIDAAIASRPDFVLAHAMRAYMFLLGAEPTGLAPARESLEAASAAPADDRERGHLEAVRQLLDGNLAQAARVLEDVSIAWPLDLLALQAGQLTDFLLGDSRMLRDRIARALPAWQPGTPGRHAVLGMHAFGLEEMGLYARAEAAGRQALELEPRDTWANHAVAHVIEMECRPADGIRFMRERVADWSEDSFLSVHNWWHLALYHLELGEIETVLAIHDDPGQIRGGVSPVVFDMIDASALLWRLMLRGVDVGDRWQPLADQWAPIARSGLSAFNDAHAVMAFAGAGRHDLIEAVLATQDDAMRGPGDHARITAEVGRSITGGLAAFAAGDHRAALRLLRPIRHQANRFGGSHAQRDLIDLTLIEAAIRAGDEATAAALVGERADLRPTSPLTQLLAARAHERQAAA from the coding sequence ATGATCCAGAAAGATGTGCGCGGACTGGCCATGTCCGGCGCCGATGCCGGGGCAGCCGACGCCTATGCCACGGCCCAGCACCAGTTCTCGTGCTACATCGGCGACCCGGTCGGCACGATCGACGCGGCCATCGCCAGCCGGCCCGATTTCGTCCTGGCCCACGCCATGCGCGCCTACATGTTCCTGCTGGGCGCCGAGCCGACCGGCCTCGCCCCGGCGCGCGAGAGCCTGGAAGCGGCCAGCGCCGCCCCGGCCGACGACCGTGAGCGCGGACACCTGGAGGCCGTGCGGCAGCTTCTCGACGGCAACCTCGCCCAGGCGGCGCGCGTGCTGGAGGATGTGTCGATCGCCTGGCCGCTGGACCTGCTCGCCCTCCAGGCCGGCCAGCTGACCGACTTCCTGCTCGGCGATTCGCGGATGCTGCGCGACCGCATCGCCCGCGCCCTGCCGGCCTGGCAGCCGGGAACGCCCGGCCGCCATGCCGTGCTCGGCATGCATGCCTTCGGGCTGGAGGAGATGGGCCTTTATGCCCGCGCCGAGGCCGCCGGGCGGCAGGCCCTGGAGCTGGAGCCGCGCGACACCTGGGCCAACCATGCGGTCGCCCACGTCATCGAGATGGAGTGCCGGCCGGCCGACGGCATCCGCTTCATGCGCGAGCGCGTCGCCGACTGGTCGGAGGACAGCTTCCTTTCCGTCCACAACTGGTGGCACCTGGCGCTGTATCACCTGGAACTGGGCGAGATCGAGACCGTCCTGGCGATCCACGACGATCCGGGCCAGATCCGCGGCGGCGTGTCGCCGGTGGTGTTCGACATGATCGACGCATCCGCCCTGCTGTGGCGGCTGATGCTGCGCGGCGTCGATGTCGGCGACCGCTGGCAGCCGCTGGCCGACCAGTGGGCACCCATCGCGCGATCGGGCCTGTCGGCCTTCAACGATGCCCATGCGGTGATGGCCTTCGCCGGGGCCGGTCGCCACGACCTGATCGAGGCCGTGCTGGCAACCCAGGACGACGCGATGCGGGGGCCAGGCGATCATGCCCGCATCACGGCCGAGGTCGGGCGTTCGATCACGGGCGGCCTGGCGGCGTTCGCGGCCGGCGATCATCGCGCGGCGCTGCGGCTGCTGCGGCCGATCCGGCACCAGGCCAATCGCTTCGGCGGCAGCCATGCCCAGCGCGACCTGATCGACCTGACCCTGATCGAGGCGGCGATCCGCGCGGGCGATGAGGCCACCGCAGCCGCCCTGGTGGGCGAGCGCGCCGACCTCCGCCCGACCAGCCCATTGACCCAGCTACTGGCCGCTCGCGCGCACGAGAGGCAGGCCGCGGCCTGA
- a CDS encoding SDR family NAD(P)-dependent oxidoreductase, translating into MSGRLAGKVVVITGAGSIAAGWGIGKATAVACARAGARVVAADIDAAAAAETARLVTEEGGEALAATVDVADAGSVEALAELAMARFGRVDVVHNNVGIGKVGGPLDTAIEDWDRVHRTNVTALLIAAKAFLPGMRERRSGVFLTTSSIAGWRYVGFPHLAYSVTKAAATHFTRMIAAQYAAEGIRAVTIVPGLMDTPRIRLTVARAFPDMPFEDLRAQRDAQVPMGTMGDGWDVAHAVVFLASDEARYITGTELVIDGGLSLTVSGG; encoded by the coding sequence ATGAGCGGCAGGCTGGCAGGCAAGGTCGTCGTTATCACGGGCGCAGGCTCGATCGCCGCCGGCTGGGGCATCGGCAAGGCGACCGCGGTCGCCTGCGCCAGGGCCGGGGCGCGGGTGGTCGCCGCCGACATCGACGCGGCCGCCGCCGCCGAGACCGCACGGCTGGTGACCGAGGAGGGCGGCGAGGCGCTGGCCGCCACCGTCGACGTCGCCGACGCGGGCTCGGTCGAAGCCCTGGCGGAATTGGCCATGGCCCGCTTCGGTCGGGTCGACGTCGTCCACAACAATGTCGGCATCGGCAAGGTCGGCGGCCCACTCGACACCGCGATCGAGGACTGGGATCGCGTCCACCGCACCAATGTCACGGCGCTGCTGATCGCGGCCAAGGCGTTCCTGCCCGGGATGCGCGAGCGCCGATCGGGCGTGTTCCTCACCACCTCCTCGATCGCCGGCTGGCGCTATGTCGGCTTTCCGCACCTGGCCTACAGCGTCACCAAGGCGGCCGCGACCCACTTCACCCGCATGATCGCCGCCCAGTACGCAGCAGAGGGCATCCGCGCGGTCACCATCGTGCCCGGCCTGATGGACACCCCGCGCATCCGCCTGACGGTCGCCCGCGCCTTCCCCGACATGCCCTTCGAGGACCTGCGGGCGCAGCGCGACGCCCAGGTGCCGATGGGCACCATGGGCGACGGCTGGGACGTGGCCCATGCGGTCGTCTTCCTGGCCTCGGACGAAGCGCGCTATATCACGGGCACCGAACTGGTGATCGACGGCGGCCTGTCGCTCACCGTCAGCGGCGGCTGA
- a CDS encoding COX15/CtaA family protein yields MIAAPSARRAVARWLFLVAALIFLMTVIGGITRLTESGLSIVDWRPVTGALPPIGEAAWMAEFDKYRQSPQYQLVNRGMTLDQFQQIFWWEYIHRLWGRLIGLAYAVPFAWFLWRGAIPRPYRPHLWAALALGGLQGAVGWAMVASGLVDRPSVSQYRLVAHLGLALVIYVYLLWLGLSLWRGDRPAADRPGRRSAPALAVLAFLTILSGGFVAGLDAGMTYNTFPLMEGRWVPELYGSMTPWWVDPFENAAAVQFHHRVLASLTAAAVLAMAVRLAWTAPPSVGRLALACGAMVAVQFALGVATLLLHVPVALGAAHQAGAVTLLTLLVCLAHAVRRTGEPAAGKARI; encoded by the coding sequence ATGATCGCAGCCCCTTCGGCCCGGCGCGCCGTCGCCCGGTGGCTCTTCCTGGTCGCCGCCCTCATCTTCCTGATGACGGTGATCGGCGGCATCACCCGGCTGACCGAATCCGGTCTGTCGATCGTCGACTGGCGGCCGGTGACGGGCGCCCTGCCGCCGATCGGCGAGGCCGCCTGGATGGCCGAGTTCGACAAGTACCGGCAGTCGCCGCAGTACCAGCTCGTCAATCGCGGCATGACGCTGGACCAGTTCCAGCAGATCTTCTGGTGGGAGTACATCCACCGCCTGTGGGGCCGGCTGATCGGGCTGGCCTATGCCGTGCCGTTCGCCTGGTTCCTGTGGCGTGGCGCCATCCCCCGCCCCTACCGCCCGCATCTGTGGGCGGCCCTGGCATTGGGCGGCCTGCAAGGCGCGGTCGGCTGGGCCATGGTGGCGAGCGGGCTGGTCGACCGGCCGTCGGTCAGCCAGTACCGGCTGGTCGCGCATCTGGGCTTGGCGCTCGTCATCTATGTCTATCTTCTTTGGCTCGGGCTCTCGCTGTGGCGCGGCGACCGGCCAGCCGCGGACCGCCCCGGCCGGCGCTCGGCACCGGCCCTGGCCGTGCTCGCTTTCCTGACGATCCTGTCGGGCGGCTTCGTCGCCGGCCTCGATGCCGGCATGACCTACAACACCTTCCCGCTGATGGAGGGGCGCTGGGTCCCCGAACTCTATGGCAGCATGACGCCCTGGTGGGTCGACCCGTTCGAGAACGCCGCCGCCGTCCAGTTCCACCACCGGGTCCTGGCCAGCCTGACGGCGGCGGCCGTCCTGGCCATGGCAGTCCGGCTGGCCTGGACCGCGCCCCCGTCGGTCGGCCGGCTGGCGCTCGCCTGCGGGGCCATGGTGGCGGTGCAGTTCGCGCTGGGCGTCGCCACCCTGCTGCTGCACGTGCCCGTGGCACTGGGCGCCGCCCACCAGGCCGGTGCCGTCACCCTGTTGACGCTGCTCGTCTGCCTCGCCCACGCTGTGCGGCGAACGGGCGAGCCGGCAGCGGGCAAAGCACGGATATGA
- a CDS encoding usg protein: MTQFVKQLADYRLTTAEILYHMPDHPGLLQTYVWQDLDRAPQFPELARFLDFWQRRLDGKLHSVKVASLNLIRPAEVRVAGFCVTLH; encoded by the coding sequence ATGACGCAGTTCGTGAAGCAGCTCGCCGACTACCGGCTGACCACCGCCGAGATCCTCTACCACATGCCCGATCATCCGGGCCTGCTGCAGACCTACGTCTGGCAGGACCTGGACCGGGCGCCGCAGTTCCCCGAACTGGCGCGCTTCCTCGACTTCTGGCAGCGCCGGCTGGATGGCAAGCTGCATTCGGTCAAGGTCGCCAGCCTGAACCTGATCCGCCCGGCCGAGGTGCGCGTGGCGGGGTTCTGCGTCACGCTGCATTAG
- the groES gene encoding co-chaperone GroES, with product MKFRPLHDRVVVRRLEGEEKTKGGIIIPDTAKEKPQEGEVVAVGAGARNEQGQLVALDVKAGDRVLFGKWSGTEVKIDGEELLIMKESDIMGVVEGTQKSGKKAA from the coding sequence ATGAAATTCCGGCCGCTGCACGACCGGGTCGTTGTCCGTCGCCTCGAAGGCGAGGAGAAGACCAAGGGCGGGATCATCATTCCCGACACCGCCAAGGAAAAGCCGCAGGAAGGCGAAGTCGTCGCCGTCGGCGCCGGCGCGCGCAACGAGCAGGGCCAGTTGGTCGCGCTCGACGTGAAGGCGGGCGACCGCGTTCTGTTCGGCAAGTGGTCGGGCACCGAAGTCAAGATCGACGGCGAAGAGCTGCTGATCATGAAGGAGTCGGACATCATGGGCGTCGTCGAAGGCACCCAGAAGTCGGGCAAGAAGGCCGCCTGA
- the groL gene encoding chaperonin GroEL (60 kDa chaperone family; promotes refolding of misfolded polypeptides especially under stressful conditions; forms two stacked rings of heptamers to form a barrel-shaped 14mer; ends can be capped by GroES; misfolded proteins enter the barrel where they are refolded when GroES binds): MAAKEVKFSSDARDRMLRGVDILANAVKVTLGPKGRNVVLDKAFGAPRITKDGVTVAKEIELADKFENMGAQMVREVASKTNDVAGDGTTTATVLAQAIVREGCKAVAAGMNPMDLKRGIDLAVEAVVADVKKRSKKISTTDEVAQVGTISANGERDIGAMIAKAMQKVGNEGVITVEEAKSLETELDVVEGMQFDRGYISPYFVTNADKMTTELEAPYILLFEKKLSGLQAMLPVLEAVVQSGKPLLIVAEDVEGEALATLVVNKLRGGLKVAAVKAPGFGDRRKAMLEDMAILTGGTLISEDLGIKLETVTVDMLGKAKRVLINKENTTIIDGAGKKKDIEARCQQIRSQVEETTSDYDREKLQERLAKLAGGVAVIRVGGATEVEVKERKDRVDDAMHATRAAVEEGIVAGGGTALLYATKALGSLKPANDDQKVGIDIVRRALQAPVRQIAENAGYDGAVVAGKLLEQKDPNFGFDAQTGEYRDLVKAGIIDPTKVVRTALQDAASVAGLLVTTEAMVAERPEKKAPPMPGGGGMGGMGDMDF; this comes from the coding sequence ATGGCAGCCAAAGAAGTTAAGTTCTCGAGCGACGCGCGCGACCGGATGCTGCGCGGCGTCGACATCCTCGCCAACGCGGTCAAGGTGACGCTAGGTCCGAAGGGCCGCAACGTCGTCCTCGACAAGGCGTTCGGCGCGCCGCGGATCACCAAGGACGGCGTCACCGTCGCCAAGGAGATCGAGCTGGCCGACAAGTTCGAGAACATGGGCGCGCAGATGGTGCGCGAAGTGGCCTCGAAGACCAACGACGTGGCCGGCGACGGCACGACGACGGCGACCGTGCTGGCCCAGGCCATCGTGCGCGAGGGCTGCAAGGCCGTTGCCGCCGGCATGAACCCGATGGATCTGAAGCGCGGCATCGACCTGGCGGTCGAGGCGGTCGTCGCCGACGTGAAGAAGCGGTCCAAGAAGATCTCGACCACCGACGAAGTGGCCCAGGTCGGCACCATCTCCGCCAACGGCGAGCGCGACATCGGCGCCATGATCGCCAAGGCGATGCAGAAGGTCGGCAACGAGGGCGTGATCACGGTCGAGGAGGCCAAGAGCCTCGAGACCGAGCTCGACGTCGTCGAGGGCATGCAGTTCGACCGCGGCTACATCTCGCCGTACTTCGTCACCAACGCCGACAAGATGACGACCGAGCTCGAGGCGCCCTACATCCTTCTCTTCGAGAAGAAGCTGTCGGGTCTGCAGGCGATGCTGCCGGTGCTCGAGGCGGTGGTGCAGTCGGGCAAGCCGCTGCTGATCGTGGCCGAGGACGTCGAGGGCGAGGCCCTGGCCACGCTCGTCGTCAACAAGCTGCGCGGCGGCCTGAAGGTCGCGGCCGTGAAGGCGCCGGGCTTCGGTGATCGCCGCAAGGCGATGCTGGAGGACATGGCGATCCTGACCGGCGGCACGCTGATCTCCGAAGACCTCGGGATCAAGCTCGAGACCGTCACCGTCGACATGCTGGGCAAGGCCAAGCGCGTTCTCATCAACAAGGAGAACACGACGATCATCGACGGCGCCGGCAAGAAGAAGGACATCGAGGCCCGCTGCCAGCAGATCCGCTCGCAGGTCGAGGAGACCACCTCGGACTACGACCGTGAGAAGCTGCAGGAGCGTCTGGCGAAGCTGGCTGGCGGCGTTGCCGTCATCCGCGTCGGCGGCGCGACCGAGGTCGAGGTGAAGGAGCGCAAGGATCGCGTCGACGACGCGATGCACGCGACCCGCGCGGCGGTCGAGGAAGGCATCGTTGCCGGCGGCGGCACGGCTCTCCTGTACGCCACGAAGGCGCTGGGCTCGCTGAAGCCTGCCAACGACGACCAGAAGGTCGGCATCGACATCGTCCGCCGCGCGCTGCAGGCGCCGGTGCGGCAGATCGCCGAGAACGCCGGCTATGACGGCGCGGTGGTTGCCGGCAAGCTGCTGGAGCAGAAGGATCCGAACTTCGGCTTCGACGCCCAGACGGGCGAGTATCGCGACCTGGTGAAGGCCGGCATCATCGACCCGACCAAGGTCGTGCGTACCGCGCTGCAGGATGCGGCCTCGGTTGCCGGTCTGCTCGTGACGACGGAGGCGATGGTCGCCGAGCGTCCCGAGAAGAAGGCCCCCCCGATGCCGGGCGGTGGCGGCATGGGCGGCATGGGCGACATGGATTTCTGA
- a CDS encoding MarR family winged helix-turn-helix transcriptional regulator, which produces MADAGGAGFVLWQVSNLWQRNMRRALSPFGLTHVQFGLLAGLAAMERDCGGVVTQVDLAAFCHVDPMMTSQVLRTLEAAGYVARAPHPTDTRAKCPTLTASGAAILARAAPEVALSERAFFAMAGKKSERLVRSLRKLRRRAEAAMNRQVQEENGK; this is translated from the coding sequence TTGGCGGATGCTGGCGGCGCCGGCTTCGTGCTGTGGCAGGTCAGCAATCTGTGGCAGCGCAACATGCGCCGGGCGTTGTCGCCGTTCGGCCTGACGCATGTGCAGTTCGGCCTGCTGGCGGGGCTGGCGGCGATGGAGCGCGATTGCGGTGGCGTGGTGACCCAGGTCGACCTGGCCGCCTTCTGCCATGTCGACCCGATGATGACCTCGCAGGTGCTGCGCACGCTGGAGGCGGCCGGATATGTCGCCCGCGCGCCGCACCCGACCGACACGCGCGCCAAATGCCCGACGCTGACGGCATCCGGCGCTGCCATACTGGCGCGCGCCGCACCGGAGGTCGCACTCTCCGAGCGCGCCTTCTTCGCCATGGCCGGCAAGAAGAGCGAGCGACTGGTGCGCAGCCTGCGCAAGCTGCGCCGGCGTGCCGAGGCGGCGATGAATCGCCAGGTCCAGGAGGAGAACGGAAAATGA
- a CDS encoding DUF1330 domain-containing protein encodes MKGYVIASVEVQDPALYETYRAQVLATIEKHGGRFLVRGGQTEQKEGAWTPGRIVVLEFPSLAAARTWYDSPDYQPLAALRGRASRTDILLLAEGAP; translated from the coding sequence ATGAAGGGCTATGTGATCGCCAGCGTCGAGGTCCAGGACCCCGCGCTCTACGAGACCTATCGCGCCCAGGTGCTGGCGACGATCGAGAAGCATGGCGGCCGCTTCCTCGTCCGCGGCGGCCAGACCGAGCAGAAGGAAGGCGCCTGGACGCCCGGCCGCATCGTCGTGCTGGAGTTCCCGTCGCTGGCGGCTGCCCGCACCTGGTACGACTCGCCGGACTACCAACCGCTGGCGGCCCTGCGCGGGCGCGCCTCGCGCACCGATATCCTGCTGCTGGCCGAAGGGGCGCCCTGA